tcatatgtgccttgatggggggctacagcagacccagtgaccccttgctcaagtcagcgaccttgggctgtctaacctgggtcttctgcatcccagtccaatgctctatgcactgcgccaccagctggtcaggctctatggtgtttttttaaatgtagcccTCTTCCATTCTAGATTGTAAGGCTAGGAAGGTTACCATGTTTTCTTACCTATGCACTGCCGGTAAgatagcagatgctcaataagTGCTCTTTGAATAAACTTACATGTTATATTAGTCATTAAATCATAACAAAGAGAAAACTgaattatataacatttatacTTATTGACTACCATCTGAGGCAGTCAACATATTATTTCAAAACATGCACTAactactgttttaattttttttttttaagagagtcagagagagggatagatagggacagtgagacaggaacagagagagatgagaagtatcaatcatcagtttttcattgttcattgattgctctctcatatgtgcctggaccatgggccttcagcagaccgagtaaccccttgctcgagccagcgaccttgggtccaaactggtgagcttttgctcaaaccagatgagcccacgctcaagctggcgacctcagggccttgaatctgggtcctccgctccatccactgtgccaccgcctagtcagacctgttttaaaaattaagcttgCAAAACTGTCCACATGTGAGTAGAACTTCAGTAATACACATTGCCCACGATTTGAAGGGCTACCAGGATGCCTTCAATTTCTGGCAGCTGACCTCACTGTTGTCTGCTAGCTCTCTTCCTCAGACAGGAAAGGCAACTGCAGAATGTAGGATTAAACAGTCTTAGaaggtttttttaaatcaaagtttttttattattttcttagtatttACAAATTAGATCTCAACCTCACTAAACTGTCTTAAACAGTGCCAAATGGTATCTACTATTTTCAGCACACAAAGCTATCTCTGTTCTTTCCCAGTTTATTAGTTGAGCTACAGTTTCTTGATTTCCACATTTCTAAAAGTagaatgaaggagaaagaagataaGGTCTCTATTAATAGTTCTAATTATGCTATGATTAAATTTAAAGTTCCCCCAGGAATCCTTTAAACACGACAAGCAAAAAATTACCTCAGAGAATTCATTGTGGCGACTGTAAGAACTTTTCTGATCAGCTTGATTAGATAACTTGCCTTGATCATCATTTCTGGAGGGAGTTTGGGCTGCTGATTCTTGAATAGAAGCCAATGCAGTTCTGAATGTGACAAATTCTCTGGTTGAAGCATGCAATGAAAATGTAACGTTcttttcctaaataaaaaaaattttttaatatgacGAAAATATTCTCCTTTATTCTCAACAACCAGGCATTTTCATTATGTTTGCATACATAGAAAAGAGCAAATAAGAATGTAAAGGGTTTATCTGTACATTTACTATACCTACATATGCTTAAACACAGCCACATAAAACTGTGCACATACATTCAAAGTCTAATAACTAAGTTACTGACACAAATTACAAGCCAGAAGATGTGAGCACTTGACACGCTTAATCTACATAGCATTTGATATGATTTACAACATACTGCCAGAGCTTATTCTTCCCACCGCCAGTAGATGGCAATAGTCACATTAAATGGCATCCAGTGTCATGAAGATTCAAAACTACCTTTTAGATTAGAAAAATTACCATTAAACCCAGCTTACTGATAAAGGAATTAAACTTTGAgaattaaagcaataaaaatctAGAACAGATAGCACCAAAATTTGAACCTATGCCTATCAACTCTCAGatctgaaattatatatagagcttgatgtatttttttttttttaacagatagagtgtcagagagagggatagacagggacagacagaggaacagagagatgagaagcatcaatcattagttttttgttgtgcatcgagacaccttagttgttcattgattgctttctcatatgtgccttgaccgcgggccttcagcagaccaagtaaccccttgcttgagccagtgaccttgggtccaagctggtgaacttttgctcaaaccagatgagcccgtgctcaagctggcaacctcggggtcttgaacctgggtcattggcatcccagtctgacgctttatccactgtgccactgtctggtcaggctacagcttgaaatatttttaaagtaaacgaTTCCCTTCTATATTAATCTTCAGTATGTACTTAATTTACTGATAATCTAGTaactgaacacacacacaatggcAACCTAGATTAGCTGTATGATCAAGTCACACTATCTGAGAACTAATTAATTCTCCCTTTTATCCCTTTGGACATTCCATTTCTAGGAATAAATTGAGATGGAGTTCCTTACTCTTTACCTTGAATTTTAGAATGAGtgctaataaaagtaaaatggtttTGAATGTGAAGAATTTCCAATTACCCATTATCTTTCCTATTTTACCTCCTATTTCTAATGGTAAAGAGCAttagcttttatattttaaaatgaaaacattaactgCAAAGACTTACAGTAACTCTTTGTATTGCTTTATTGTACGACTGCAGTGTCCCCTTATCATCTTCTAGAATCTTCTTCCAAGTTGTGCTCACTTTAGACACACTGGAAAAGTAATGATTATGAAGGACACAATTAAAGCATCATAAAGAGCTAAGATGAATGCATTACCAGAACATTAACACTGCAAAAAAGGAAGTTCCTATTAGAGGTGCTAATTAAACCTGACTTTACATTAGAATTGCCCAGGGCACTTAAGATCTACGAATGCTTCATACATAGTCATTTCAGTTTGTTTAATTGATGTAACATGGGAGCTAGagttccatattttattttaaagctccCCATTGAGTAATTCTGAGCGCATCCAGGCTTAAGAACCACTGACTtgagcttcatttttttcacaataTCTGCAAACATCAGGTGGCCACTGGTATACCTCTGCCACCATGTTAGCTACTTGGGAAAATCTGTAGACAAATTTCAGAGTACTTGAGGACACACTGCTATTAGTAAAAATCAACTTGTGATATTGATTATCCCTCAAGAAGCTAGCTAACAATAACAATACTTAACTGtttcactatatatttttatcaagaCCAGTATAAAGTAACACTTGGAAAGAGTActtgtaaaatttttttcaaaaataatgacCCCAGTTGAGCTGAATACAATCTAATCCAATAGTTTATATAGTCATCATAATTCTCATAGTAACCTCATCTTGATTTTCTCTGGTGGAATAAGGAAAAAGGGTAGTTACTTTCTAAGTAATAATCATAATCAGACCCATTTGTGAGTTGCTGTATTTTCATTACTGTAAAACCTAAGAGTCCTACATAAAAAATAGCCTAGAGAACataaattttttcacattttcaagTGTGACAAAAGTTGCAATGCTTTTTAGACCTGTATACTAGAATTAAGCTGTTTTAAATTTAAGCCCAAGATGTAGCTTACATAATAGAAACTTCAGAACTGAAAGAAACAAAGATCCAAATCTAACAAAAAGTTTCCTATTAGCATAAATATGAAATGTGAAATAACTGAACTAGATGCATACTTTAAAAATGATCTTTCTTTCATCTTAGTGTCACACAGGTAGCAATCGGGTAAATCACTGTCAGTGAAACAACAATGCAAAAGACTCCCTGTTTTTGCAGGAACTAGTGGTGCTGAACCATCTAATGAACATGCTCATCACCACTACTAATAGAATATGCTCAGAGCACCAACACTTACTTGATTAAGTCCATATCGCTGagctgtgttaaaatatttactaagagATGTCTGAGTCCCCTTCGAAACAGTTCACTAAGAATATCTACATATTCTAGGCCCATTTTTCTGCCAATTATATTCTGTAGTCTAAAATCTGTAGCATGCTCCAGCTTCTCCCAGTCTATTTTAGGATTTCGTTTggcattcttttttaatgttgaacAAAGCACTTTTGCAAAATGAAGAGCTGGAAGCAAGTTTTTGTTGGGATACTGGTCTGGGCTTTGAATACGTAGCAGGCAAGATTGTGGGCTGTCACTGAAATTTTCTTCGAGGGGAAGGCTAAGCTCTTCATGTTCATCTAGGCCACTTTTCTGGGAAAATGAAGAATAGCCACTGTCTTCATAAGGTCCATTGGTTTCTAGTTCTTCTATTTCATTTGAACTATTACGTACAGGTTGCACATGTTGATTCTCCTTATTATGCAAGGGCTTGCTCTCAGTTTCAAGTTCCACTGTCCTGGGGCTCACAATGGGTGACCCAAGATCTGGTAAAGTTTCACAGTCTTTAATGCAGTCTCTATACGAACCTTCCAAACACGCAGAAGTGCAGGAACCTAGTCTCTCACTACCGTCAGGTTTGCCCAGTTTAAGTCCAGAATGAGTATCGTCATAGTTAAAATCACATTTCATTTTGACAGAAAAAGTGAAACTTTCTTCTTTGCAACCTATAAAAAGAGCATCACATATTTACTTAATAGCAGAATTTCAACATAGCCTCAATTCTTAAATAGGGATGTAAGAATTACTTTGCACCTCTCAGCACTGTGTATTGCCTAAGGAGCTAGGAAATTATACAAGTTTAATTACTGAGATGTGacaatattaagaaatattactttatatgtatcccttattcttttttttttaatcagtaaacattttttaaaatttattcattttagagaggagagcgagtaagagagagaaagggaggaggagcagaaagcatcaactcccatatgtgccttgaccagacaagtgcagggtttcaaaccggcgacctgtgttccaggttgacgctttatccactgcaccaccacaggtcaggctgtatcccttattctttttgttgttttgtttaaaaaaaaaacaaaactcactcaGAAGGAACATagcttatttcctttttgtgtgtgtgtatttttctcaagctggaaacggggagaaacagacaagactcccgcatgcgtgcggccaggatccacccggcacgcccaccagggggtgatgctctgcccctttggggcgttgctctgccgcgaccagagccactctagcacctggggcagaggccaaggagccatccccagcgcccgggccatctttgctccaatggagcctcggctgcgggaggggaagaaagagacagagaggaagggggggggggcgtggagaagcaaatgggcgcttgtcctttgtgccctggcaggaattgaacccgggtcctccgcacgccaggcccacgctctaccgctgagccaactggccagggcctgtatcccTTATTCTTAAAGGAGTACTTCAAAAATAGTTTGCCACTCTATCTGTATAACTACATTTGACTCCTAGTCTATATTCAGTAAAAATATAGTGAAAGAgggatattttataaatatctgcgGACAATTCATTGTTGTTGGGGGCTGTCTTGTGCACTATTATATATTTAGCAGCCTTTACCCATCTGATGCCATTAGAAGCCCCTACCTCTAGGCAGGACAATATAAAATTGTCTCCAGTTACCAGTTACTGCCAAGTGTTGAGAGTGGGAAGGTGGTGGCAGCAAAATCTGTACTactcagttgagaaccactgcttgaAAGGCGTAGGATTTTGTCAGGCAGTACAGGCTGGGAAAGGCTTTCACAGGATAGTGTGAGCAAGGGCACTATACTGGGAAGGAATATAATAACAGGTCCAGAAAACTAATTAGCATTACTGAAGGCAGAGTGCATGACTAATTTATTCTTAAAGTGTACTCCCCATCTATTATCCCCCCGCCAGCCAACCATAAGTAACTAACAATTTATCCTGACCTATAATGTATATACCAGTCAGTATGTTTAGCCTACACTGAATATTGGTAATCTTTCCGCAATAATTCTACCATTTTTATTTAGAGCAAAACCTCTATGCCAAAGTACCAAAGGACATAGTGATAGAGTAACCTTGTAGGTAGAGACCCCCTTCAAAGTGCCACCAACACAGTGGAAGACTTAGTATGTGTTCTAGGACCCCAATAAACCTTGTACTAAACCCTAAAATTTACGTTTAAGCTAACCTCCAAACTGAGTgattttctttcacttagaaaaagtaaaatactcCAAGGGATAGTTTTGTATCAAGTAAAGATCAAGTATGATTCACATATGACCACATTTCATCTACTGAAGTCACCTGCAAAGACATACGTTTTCCTTTGTTTAGCTGCTTAACACTGTACTTCGGAAGCTCTTAAGGTattcttttcctgcttttctttacAACCCAGTAACTGAGAGCCTATCTTATAGAATCCCTTTCATTTGAATATGAACGGTTATTTAAATGTACAACTAATTATTCAAACATCTTATTATTGTTTACAAGTTTAAAACTTCCAAATTGTTTCCAAACACTTGGTTCTCACCTTTTGAGGTAGAATGGAGAAGTATtaccttatttttataaatgaagacaCCTGAAGCTCagctaagtaacttgtccaagatttTACAGTAGTTAAGATGGACAGAGTACTGTTCTCCAATGTAAATTCAGTCTTTCCACTATCTTGTCTGGAAAGTGAGATGaaagtatgtatgtgtgcatatacgtgtacatatatacacatgttcAGACTCGTGGGctttgggttataatccaatGCTACGTTATTTATATCGTTACTCAATTGTTCCTGCTTTGACCTCTGTAAGTTCATGTCCATTTGACATACttccattattttctctttttttgcagtaTCCCTTACTTTCTGGCACAAGATATTGCAGGCTCATTTTGTACTTTCCCTGTTCCTGCCCTGAAAGTGGTTATTTCTCCACAAAATTCCAGTTCATTTTATTGGTTCCAAAATCTGAATGCTGGTtgtaaatttagttttataatgTCAAATTATGTCATGTATTTTAACAAAACTGCTAAATAAAGATTAAGAACTACTTTTATATGAAAAAAGGCTATTTCCTGATCTTTCAACTAGTTCAGTGCTTTCCAATGACAAAGCCAAATATCCCCAGACAATATGGGGAAACATATATGTATTTAGGTAATTGATCTGAATATTCAGAAAGAGGAAATATATTATATGGTTTCATGACCTTTAAATGAGACCTATGACAG
The sequence above is a segment of the Saccopteryx bilineata isolate mSacBil1 chromosome 12, mSacBil1_pri_phased_curated, whole genome shotgun sequence genome. Coding sequences within it:
- the FBXO5 gene encoding F-box only protein 5 gives rise to the protein MSRRARSCSPRPLPSRCRCSAVTAPRQPRPSDSCKEESFTFSVKMKCDFNYDDTHSGLKLGKPDGSERLGSCTSACLEGSYRDCIKDCETLPDLGSPIVSPRTVELETESKPLHNKENQHVQPVRNSSNEIEELETNGPYEDSGYSSFSQKSGLDEHEELSLPLEENFSDSPQSCLLRIQSPDQYPNKNLLPALHFAKVLCSTLKKNAKRNPKIDWEKLEHATDFRLQNIIGRKMGLEYVDILSELFRRGLRHLLVNILTQLSDMDLINVSKVSTTWKKILEDDKGTLQSYNKAIQRVTEKNVTFSLHASTREFVTFRTALASIQESAAQTPSRNDDQGKLSNQADQKSSYSRHNEFSEVVKTLKKNESLKACVRCNSPAKYDCYLQRAVCKREGCGFDYCTRCLCNYHTTKDCLNGKPLKASYKMGPLPGTKKSKKNLRRL